From the Temnothorax longispinosus isolate EJ_2023e chromosome 6, Tlon_JGU_v1, whole genome shotgun sequence genome, one window contains:
- the LOC139814902 gene encoding uncharacterized protein, whose translation MLSEKFEMQNLGKIKQYLGIEVTQDEDGNFELCQSRYIERIASSFGLQDTKGANTPLDVGYYKSLTESSDQLCDNSEYQKLIGCLLYVSVNSRPDITASVSILAQKVSSPRPEDWNQLKRVVKYLKATSKLKLKLSNIISDNDGLIGYADAN comes from the coding sequence atgttgTCAGAGAAGTTTGAGATGCAAAACCTCggaaaaataaagcaatatttaGGCATTGAGGTGACACAAGACGAAGACGGGAATTTCGAGCTCTGTCAATCAAGATACATCGAACGGATTGCATCAAGTTTTGGTTTACAAGACACAAAGGGAGCGAACACACCATTGGACGTCGGATACTACAAGTCATTGACAGAATCGTCAGATCAATTGTGCGACAACAGCGAGTACCAAAAACTGATTGGATGCTTGCTGTATGTATCAGTGAATTCACGACCAGATATCACGGCAAGTGTTAGCATTTTAGCACAAAAGGTTTCAAGTCCAAGGCCGGAAGATTGGAACCAATTAAAGCGCGTCGTGAAGTATTTAAAGGCAACATCAAAACTAAAGCTAAAATTGAGTAACATAATAAGTGACAACGATGGATTGATCGGTTATGCAGACGCAAATTGA